The sequence GTCTAGCAGGCCCATCGGGGACACCATTCCATGGTGTCCCCTCCCGACTTTTTTTCGAGTCATCGCAATCGATTGCCGCGCCATTGCGGCGGTCGGCAGTCCAATCCTCCAGGGGCCGGCTCGGGCATGAAGGCCTGCCCTGGTCTGGCCCTCGCCTGCGCGCCGCTACGCGCAGACCATTGGAGGTCTGCGAGTCCCTCTCTCGGGCGCTTGCGTCGAGCCCCCTGAGCGGATTGCCTGCCGCCTCGCCTTGGCCTCGGCGCTCTCCAACCCGGGAACTGGCCATCTATATGGTCAGCTCGGCTTTTCGAACAATCCTTGAATCCGCATGAAGAAATCCCGCAGCGGCTCGTCGGGCTCGTAGAAATCGAGAAACTCCTCGAGCCGGCTCGGCTCGGGCGGCACGCCGATCGCCTCCGCCCAGCGCTGGAAGGGGACCAGGTATGGAGTCGCATGCAGCAGCTCCAGGCGCAGTAGCTGAGCGGTGACGCCGCCGGCTTCGAGAAAGCCGCCGGATCGATAGACCTCGAGCGTCGCCTCCAGGTCGTACTCCACCTGGCGCAGCTCGACGCGGCACTTACCGCCGCCGTTGTCGAGCATCGCGTACTGAGCCCGGCGATCGCCGTTGAAGGGCAGGCCCACCGAGCCCACGTTGACCACCATGCCGCGATCCAACTCGCGGACCATCGGGCGATGGGTGTGTCCGCAGACCAGCACCGACCCCTCGATCTCGTCGAGGAGACGGTCGAGCTTGCCGCTGCGGGTCCACGGGCCCAGGCCGTCGCTGGTGCCCTTGGGGCTGCCGTGAGTGAGGAGTAGCTCGGACATAGTCTGGGAGCGGACCGAGAAGGGCAGCGCGCTCAGGTACTCGACGTCGTCCTCTGACAGCTCGGCCGCCATCCACCGGGCAGCCGCCCACTCTTCGAGATGCAGCCAGTCGGGGGGAACATCTTCGTTGCGAAAGCCGAGCAGATACTCCTCGTGGTTGCCCCGAATCGTCTCCCAGCCGCGCCGCCGAATCTCTCCCACCACGGCGCTACCCTGGGGTCCGCGGCCGACCAGATCGCCGCCCACCAGAACCTCGTCCGGCGCCTGCTCTTCGATGTCCACGAGCACGGCCTCGAGGGCCGGGAGGTTGCCGTGAATGTCGGCGAAGATTGCGATCTTGGTGCTCATCTCGAGGGTCGGCCGCCGGGAGAATAACGCGAAGAATAGCGCACTCAAGGAGCCTTACGAGGCTCGTTGCATCGCCTCGACCAGGCGGTTAATATTGGATGCAAGGAGATTTTGGACTGTGAGTGCCGGCCAGCTTTTCTGGGACTCACCCAACTGGACAGGAGGTCCGCTGTTATGTCGCCATTCTTGCGCATTTGTCTCGCAGGAGCACTTGTGTTCGCTTTTGTCACGCCCGGTGCCTGGGCGCAATCGCAGGCCACCACGGGCGTTATCGAAGGGTCCGTGCGGAACGCCGACGGCGATATGCTGCCGGGCGTCACCGTCACTCTGACCAACACCGACACCAACTTCACCAAGGTCCTGGTGACCGACGCCAACGGTCGCTTCCGCGGCCAGTTGCTGCCTCTCGGTCCGTACAAGGTCACTGCCGATCTCGAGGGTCTGGGAACCTTCGTTCAGGAGGGCTTGAACCTGTCCCTGGGTCAGACCATGAACCTACCGATTCAGCTCGGGTTGACCGAGACCCGGGAAGAGATTCTGGTCACCAGCGAGGCGCCCTTGATCGAGTCGACCCGCACCCCGAGTCAGATCCGCATCGACGACATGGCGGTCGACGGTCTGCCCAACAACGGCCGTAATTTTCTTGAGTTCACCAAGCTGACTCCGGGCGTTACCGTCGTCCAAGGCCCGGACGGCGACG is a genomic window of bacterium containing:
- a CDS encoding metallophosphoesterase family protein, with amino-acid sequence MSTKIAIFADIHGNLPALEAVLVDIEEQAPDEVLVGGDLVGRGPQGSAVVGEIRRRGWETIRGNHEEYLLGFRNEDVPPDWLHLEEWAAARWMAAELSEDDVEYLSALPFSVRSQTMSELLLTHGSPKGTSDGLGPWTRSGKLDRLLDEIEGSVLVCGHTHRPMVRELDRGMVVNVGSVGLPFNGDRRAQYAMLDNGGGKCRVELRQVEYDLEATLEVYRSGGFLEAGGVTAQLLRLELLHATPYLVPFQRWAEAIGVPPEPSRLEEFLDFYEPDEPLRDFFMRIQGLFEKPS